The following coding sequences lie in one Paracholeplasma manati genomic window:
- a CDS encoding ribosomal-processing cysteine protease Prp, giving the protein MIKYHVCKDQTISSIRVSGHANYKKHGEDIVCAAVSTATILSANLLERMGFKGDYTVSVEEGFFDLKVIQSNPNLEYVLINLEETLKELELQYPKYIKHQKEG; this is encoded by the coding sequence ATGATTAAATATCATGTGTGTAAGGACCAAACGATTTCATCCATTCGTGTGAGTGGACACGCCAACTATAAAAAGCATGGCGAAGACATCGTTTGTGCTGCAGTATCTACAGCGACCATCCTTTCTGCCAATCTTTTAGAAAGAATGGGCTTTAAAGGGGATTACACCGTATCCGTTGAAGAAGGTTTCTTCGATTTGAAGGTGATTCAATCCAATCCCAATCTTGAGTATGTCTTGATCAATTTAGAAGAGACGCTCAAAGAACTAGAACTACAATACCCTAAATATATAAAACACCAAAAGGAGGGATAA
- the queA gene encoding tRNA preQ1(34) S-adenosylmethionine ribosyltransferase-isomerase QueA, whose translation MKTADFDFELPERLIAQHPLKNRDESRLFMINRANDQFTHTQFSQIIDELTTNDVLVVNNTKVMPARLIGTKVDTNAVIELLLLEQNDQLWDALVKPGRRVKVGTKISFGNGKLIATCVKEKEEGIKTFMFAFEGIFYEVLDELGEMPLPPYIHEKLDEKDRYQTVYAKEIGSAAAPTAGLHFTAPLMDKIREKGIEIIEITLHVGLGTFRPTSTDTIEDHHMHEEVYQITETAANRLNTAMTQKKRIVAVGTTTVRTLESNYQDGFHPGIYRTSIFIYPGYQFKTIGALITNFHLPKSTLIMLVSAFANRTLILKAYNEAVKQQYRFFSFGDAMFIQ comes from the coding sequence ATGAAAACTGCAGATTTCGATTTTGAATTACCAGAACGTTTAATCGCCCAACACCCATTGAAAAACCGTGATGAGTCACGGCTTTTTATGATTAATCGTGCGAATGATCAGTTTACACATACCCAGTTTAGCCAGATCATCGATGAACTTACGACCAATGACGTGTTGGTTGTAAACAACACGAAAGTGATGCCAGCCCGCTTGATTGGTACTAAAGTAGATACCAACGCTGTGATTGAACTATTATTATTGGAACAAAACGACCAGCTATGGGACGCTTTGGTGAAACCAGGCAGACGTGTGAAAGTCGGCACCAAAATCAGTTTTGGTAACGGCAAGTTAATCGCGACGTGTGTGAAGGAAAAAGAAGAAGGCATCAAAACTTTCATGTTCGCCTTTGAAGGGATTTTCTATGAAGTATTGGATGAGCTTGGAGAAATGCCACTACCACCCTATATTCATGAAAAGTTAGATGAAAAAGACCGCTATCAAACGGTTTATGCAAAAGAGATTGGCAGTGCAGCAGCACCCACAGCAGGACTGCATTTTACTGCGCCATTAATGGATAAAATTCGCGAAAAAGGCATTGAAATCATTGAAATTACTTTACATGTCGGTTTAGGGACCTTCAGACCAACCAGTACTGACACCATTGAAGACCACCATATGCATGAAGAAGTATACCAAATCACTGAAACGGCTGCCAATCGTCTAAACACAGCGATGACTCAAAAGAAGCGCATCGTTGCTGTAGGAACGACGACCGTTAGAACCCTTGAAAGCAATTATCAAGATGGTTTTCATCCAGGTATTTATCGAACCAGCATTTTTATTTATCCAGGGTATCAGTTTAAAACCATTGGGGCATTGATTACCAATTTCCATTTACCAAAATCAACCTTAATCATGTTGGTTTCTGCGTTCGCGAATCGAACATTGATTTTAAAAGCTTACAATGAAGCCGTCAAACAACAATACCGTTTCTTTTCGTTTGGAGACGCGATGTTCATCCAATAA
- the trmB gene encoding tRNA (guanosine(46)-N7)-methyltransferase TrmB, translating into MRTKKVKQAFEAIHQSNLIMTTPQIIRSEQPMVLEVGSGKGKFITELAKLHPDLHYIAFEKDINVCYRILEKQEALLLPNLTIVQDDANALLSYFEPKSVSKIYLNFSDPWPKKRHHKRRLTAETYLKMYETILVDEGELEFRSDFEPLYTDSLEYLMTSRFEVYWANTQCEAREAVSEYEEKKRKESPIYGFKAKLK; encoded by the coding sequence GTGAGAACTAAAAAAGTTAAACAGGCATTTGAAGCCATCCATCAATCCAATTTAATCATGACGACCCCACAAATCATTCGTTCTGAACAGCCAATGGTACTTGAAGTGGGCAGTGGTAAAGGTAAATTCATTACAGAATTGGCTAAATTACATCCAGACTTACACTATATTGCTTTTGAAAAAGACATCAATGTATGTTATCGCATCTTGGAAAAACAAGAAGCATTACTATTGCCTAATTTGACGATTGTTCAAGACGATGCCAATGCATTATTGAGCTATTTTGAACCAAAGTCTGTTAGTAAAATATACTTAAATTTTAGTGATCCATGGCCTAAAAAACGACACCATAAGCGTCGTTTGACTGCAGAAACGTATTTAAAAATGTATGAAACCATACTGGTAGATGAAGGTGAACTCGAATTCCGTTCGGATTTTGAACCCTTGTATACCGACTCCTTAGAATACTTGATGACTTCGCGTTTTGAAGTTTATTGGGCAAATACCCAATGCGAAGCACGTGAAGCCGTTTCAGAATACGAAGAAAAAAAGCGAAAGGAAAGCCCAATTTATGGGTTTAAGGCAAAACTCAAATGA
- a CDS encoding HPr family phosphocarrier protein, which translates to MERSFKVIAENGIHARPATNLVTVANRFKSEVWLIANQKAVDMKSIMGVMSLGIYRHAEFTIRVQGEDEAVAMEALTELLIKDNLGLPLNV; encoded by the coding sequence ATGGAAAGATCATTCAAAGTTATCGCCGAAAATGGCATTCACGCTAGACCAGCAACCAATTTGGTTACTGTAGCAAACCGTTTTAAATCCGAGGTATGGTTAATCGCTAATCAAAAAGCTGTTGACATGAAGTCCATCATGGGGGTCATGTCTTTAGGGATTTACCGTCACGCTGAATTCACCATTCGTGTTCAAGGTGAAGACGAAGCGGTTGCGATGGAAGCACTCACTGAATTACTCATAAAGGACAATTTAGGGTTACCTCTCAATGTCTAA
- a CDS encoding class I SAM-dependent methyltransferase, producing MTKKNRKIQFHKDETSYLVMKDPQHFPSNEAAKARYDTHHNGEDNDEYIAYQKRIFDTFVGIYLKPGKSLDYGCGEGGVMSNFIEGLALYDLYYHPDHKVLQTTYDNIILIEIVEHFESPMTEFKRLIDLLNHGGRLIIQTQFYTDFEGIDQWWYVRDTTHVAFYHLNTFKYLCKQFGLRLIYTDMKSRVVLEKTVL from the coding sequence ATGACTAAAAAAAACCGTAAAATACAATTTCATAAGGATGAAACCTCTTATTTAGTAATGAAAGACCCACAACATTTTCCTTCAAATGAGGCTGCGAAAGCGCGTTACGATACACACCATAATGGTGAAGATAACGATGAATATATTGCATATCAAAAACGTATTTTCGATACATTTGTCGGTATATATCTAAAGCCAGGCAAAAGTTTGGATTATGGTTGTGGTGAAGGTGGGGTCATGTCGAATTTCATTGAAGGCTTAGCTTTATATGATTTATATTATCATCCAGATCATAAGGTTTTACAAACGACTTATGACAACATCATTTTGATTGAAATCGTGGAACATTTCGAATCACCAATGACTGAATTCAAACGATTGATTGATTTGCTTAATCATGGTGGTAGGCTCATCATTCAAACCCAGTTTTATACCGATTTTGAGGGCATTGATCAGTGGTGGTATGTGCGAGACACCACACATGTTGCATTCTACCATTTGAACACATTTAAGTATTTGTGTAAACAATTCGGATTACGTCTGATTTATACCGATATGAAATCACGGGTTGTGCTGGAAAAAACCGTTTTATAA
- the rpmA gene encoding 50S ribosomal protein L27: MLQLNIQLFASKKGTGSSRNGRDSAAQRLGAKLSDGQFCTAGSIIYRQRGTKVHPGNNVGRGGDDTLFAKVTGTVKYERVGRDKKQVSVYEG; encoded by the coding sequence ATGTTACAATTAAACATTCAGTTATTCGCATCGAAAAAAGGTACGGGTTCATCTCGTAACGGACGCGATTCAGCAGCTCAACGTCTAGGCGCAAAACTATCAGATGGTCAATTCTGCACTGCTGGTTCTATTATCTACCGTCAACGCGGAACAAAAGTACATCCTGGTAACAACGTTGGTCGTGGTGGTGACGATACTTTATTCGCTAAAGTAACCGGAACCGTCAAATACGAACGTGTTGGCCGAGATAAAAAACAAGTTTCAGTCTACGAAGGATAA
- a CDS encoding undecaprenyl-diphosphate phosphatase has translation MIIDWIKFILLGIIQGITEILPISSSGHLVLFQYIFDLQQPGLAFEMFTNMASLIAMVILFYKDIWRLIVQSFKFLFKRDLSAKNDFLYVVKLMIAVIPIGIFGLLFKDEVEDIKNILFVGFALMFTGLLLLIIYRFRNQSETHDDVTFRDALFIGFTQSIAILPGVSRSGSTIIGGLSQKLSLKSLLKFSFLCYIIVSVPASLLSIIDLSSQAETIDWIGYSLAFIATLITTYIAAYLVMKRLQVKHLLYFGIYCLSVGLIAVITHFIL, from the coding sequence ATGATCATAGATTGGATTAAATTTATATTACTTGGTATCATCCAAGGCATCACCGAGATTTTACCCATCTCTTCTTCAGGGCACTTGGTGCTGTTTCAATACATCTTTGATTTACAACAACCCGGTTTGGCTTTCGAAATGTTTACCAATATGGCCTCATTAATTGCGATGGTTATTTTATTTTATAAAGACATCTGGCGACTGATTGTTCAAAGCTTTAAATTTTTATTCAAACGAGATTTATCAGCGAAAAATGATTTTCTATATGTTGTTAAATTGATGATTGCTGTCATACCAATTGGTATCTTCGGTCTACTGTTTAAGGATGAGGTCGAAGACATCAAGAATATTCTATTCGTTGGCTTCGCACTGATGTTTACAGGTTTATTGTTACTCATCATTTATCGTTTTAGAAATCAATCTGAAACCCATGATGATGTCACCTTTAGAGACGCTTTATTCATCGGATTCACCCAATCGATTGCGATTCTCCCTGGTGTATCTCGTAGTGGGTCAACCATCATTGGTGGTCTTTCACAAAAACTGTCTTTAAAATCCTTATTAAAATTCTCTTTCTTATGTTATATCATCGTATCTGTGCCCGCATCTTTATTATCGATCATCGATTTAAGTAGTCAGGCTGAAACCATTGATTGGATAGGCTATAGTTTAGCGTTCATAGCGACTTTAATCACCACTTACATTGCTGCTTATTTGGTCATGAAACGCCTTCAAGTCAAACATTTACTGTATTTTGGCATCTACTGTTTATCGGTTGGATTAATCGCTGTCATCACCCATTTCATCTTATAA
- a CDS encoding aldo/keto reductase produces MQYKTLSNGVKMPMLGLGTFKVSEGEAYDTVLEALKLGYRHIDTAQIYGNEASVGRAIKDSGIPRDELFVTTKLSPINLGYEQAKSELKISLDKLGLDYVDLYLIHWPSPSNALNQLTWRGMEEVYEQKLARAIGVSNFKIHHMDALLQTAKIVPMANQIEMHPGLYQLPTQVYLNEKNIAMISYGPFMKGEVFVEDGPYYPVLKGIADKHQSTIAQVIISWGIQRGILMIPKSVTPKRLKENLEAQDLFLSVEEIAAINQLNRGRRVYTDPDNNSFVKQS; encoded by the coding sequence ATGCAATACAAAACACTTTCCAACGGCGTCAAGATGCCGATGTTGGGATTAGGTACCTTCAAAGTTTCTGAAGGGGAAGCCTATGATACTGTTTTAGAAGCTTTAAAATTAGGGTATCGACACATCGATACGGCTCAAATCTATGGCAATGAAGCGTCTGTGGGTAGAGCTATTAAAGATTCAGGTATTCCAAGGGATGAACTGTTTGTTACAACAAAATTATCTCCGATCAATTTGGGCTATGAACAAGCCAAAAGTGAACTTAAAATTTCCCTAGATAAGTTGGGATTAGACTATGTCGATTTATATTTAATTCACTGGCCAAGCCCATCGAACGCACTCAATCAACTAACCTGGCGTGGGATGGAAGAAGTCTATGAACAAAAGTTAGCCAGAGCGATTGGTGTATCCAACTTTAAAATCCACCACATGGATGCGTTACTACAAACCGCTAAAATCGTGCCAATGGCCAACCAAATTGAGATGCACCCTGGGTTATATCAATTGCCGACACAGGTCTACCTCAATGAAAAGAATATTGCTATGATTTCATACGGTCCGTTTATGAAAGGCGAAGTCTTTGTAGAAGATGGTCCATATTATCCAGTATTAAAAGGAATTGCCGATAAACATCAAAGCACGATTGCTCAAGTCATCATTTCATGGGGTATTCAACGCGGCATATTGATGATTCCAAAATCGGTTACACCAAAACGATTGAAAGAAAACCTCGAAGCTCAAGATTTATTCTTGTCTGTTGAAGAAATTGCAGCCATCAATCAACTCAATCGTGGTCGCCGTGTATACACAGACCCAGACAACAACTCTTTCGTTAAACAAAGCTAA
- a CDS encoding M42 family metallopeptidase has product MIKLDPIYEKLMNAFGISAYEHNVFQIILAEMRKYNQFKIEVDNIGSIFAVKPSKQKDAKTVMIAGHMDEVGLMISDILPNGAIKVIPIGGLVAEVFISQKLYAETKKGLVPGIIGSVPPHLSKNQAADFPDLIFDIGAKSKEDVLSAGVAVGDMVLPKNDFELNFNGTKAMSKAVDNRWGCGMALEIIRDFNDVDLPFNLVVGATVQEEVGLRGAGTSVFKFKPDFFLALDASPLNDLADPKASGKMGDGFLIRLFDPRNIMAPRLFNYFKDLAAQNQINYQVYIAKGGTDAARALDSNDGIIATTIGLPARYIHSTVAMFDLSDHHAAWLMVRALLKDLTNEKIAKLQNPLL; this is encoded by the coding sequence ATGATTAAATTAGATCCGATTTACGAAAAACTCATGAATGCATTTGGTATTTCAGCGTATGAACACAATGTATTTCAAATCATTTTAGCCGAAATGCGCAAATACAATCAATTTAAAATCGAAGTAGACAATATTGGTTCAATTTTCGCGGTTAAACCATCGAAACAAAAAGATGCGAAAACGGTGATGATTGCAGGCCATATGGATGAAGTTGGTTTGATGATTTCAGACATCTTACCGAATGGGGCGATAAAAGTTATCCCAATCGGTGGATTGGTTGCTGAAGTATTCATTTCCCAAAAACTTTATGCAGAAACCAAGAAAGGTTTGGTTCCAGGCATCATTGGTTCCGTACCGCCACATTTATCCAAAAACCAAGCTGCTGATTTTCCAGATTTAATCTTTGATATAGGTGCAAAATCCAAAGAAGATGTCCTCAGTGCAGGGGTCGCTGTAGGTGATATGGTTTTACCAAAGAATGATTTTGAACTCAATTTTAATGGCACTAAAGCGATGTCAAAAGCAGTTGACAACCGTTGGGGTTGCGGCATGGCACTCGAGATCATCCGTGATTTTAACGATGTTGACCTACCATTCAATCTTGTGGTTGGTGCGACTGTACAAGAAGAAGTCGGTCTAAGAGGTGCTGGGACATCTGTGTTCAAATTTAAACCAGATTTCTTTTTAGCACTCGATGCATCCCCACTCAATGATTTGGCAGACCCTAAAGCCTCTGGTAAAATGGGTGATGGATTCTTAATCCGTTTATTTGATCCGAGAAACATTATGGCACCACGTCTGTTCAATTATTTCAAAGACTTGGCTGCACAAAATCAAATCAATTATCAAGTTTATATCGCAAAAGGGGGTACGGATGCAGCTAGAGCGCTCGATTCTAATGACGGCATCATCGCAACCACCATTGGCTTACCAGCAAGATATATTCACTCTACAGTAGCGATGTTTGATCTATCGGATCACCACGCTGCATGGCTCATGGTCCGTGCTTTACTCAAAGACTTAACCAACGAGAAAATTGCGAAACTTCAAAATCCACTGTTATAA
- the ruvB gene encoding Holliday junction branch migration DNA helicase RuvB — protein MTTDDRLISSLAMKEDEDQTLRPQKLNEYIGQKDIKEMLDVYIKAALKREETLDHILFYGPPGLGKTTLAQIVSNEMGVNMKVTSGPAIERSGDLAAILTSLEPGDVLFIDEIHRLPRVVEEVLYAAMEDYVIDIVIGKDQQSRSIRIDLPPFTLIGATTRFGDLSAPLRDRFGVVMRLSFYNQDELGLIVKRTSSVYKTEIKENAVMELAKRSRGTPRIANRLFRRVRDFAEIIGDGTITLDITNHALEKLGISSNGLDHTDKRYLSAIIDKFAGGPVGLESIAATIGEEITTVEDVYEPYLLQEGFIKRTARGRIAMQKSYDALGKKYLKGLFEE, from the coding sequence ATGACAACTGATGATAGACTCATCTCATCGCTCGCGATGAAAGAGGATGAAGACCAAACGTTAAGACCCCAAAAATTAAATGAATATATTGGCCAAAAAGACATCAAAGAAATGCTCGATGTTTACATTAAAGCTGCTTTAAAGCGTGAAGAAACACTCGACCATATTTTATTTTATGGGCCACCAGGACTAGGTAAAACCACCTTGGCACAAATCGTTTCCAATGAAATGGGTGTCAATATGAAAGTGACCTCCGGCCCAGCCATTGAACGTAGTGGTGATTTGGCTGCTATTTTAACCTCCCTTGAACCAGGGGATGTTTTATTCATCGATGAAATTCATCGTTTACCACGCGTGGTTGAAGAAGTATTATACGCTGCCATGGAGGATTATGTCATCGATATCGTCATCGGTAAAGACCAACAATCCCGTTCAATCCGTATCGATTTACCCCCATTTACCCTTATCGGTGCAACCACCCGTTTTGGGGATTTGTCCGCGCCACTAAGAGATCGCTTTGGTGTGGTTATGCGTCTGTCTTTCTATAATCAAGATGAACTGGGTTTGATTGTCAAACGCACCTCTTCCGTATATAAAACAGAGATCAAAGAGAACGCTGTCATGGAACTGGCGAAACGTTCTCGCGGCACACCCCGCATCGCCAACCGTTTATTTAGACGCGTTCGTGATTTCGCTGAAATCATTGGGGATGGCACCATCACGTTAGATATTACCAACCATGCATTAGAGAAACTAGGCATTTCATCGAATGGGTTAGACCATACCGATAAACGCTATTTATCCGCCATCATTGATAAATTCGCAGGTGGACCCGTTGGGCTCGAATCGATCGCTGCGACCATTGGTGAGGAAATCACCACGGTTGAGGATGTCTATGAACCCTATTTGTTACAAGAAGGGTTCATCAAACGCACCGCTAGAGGTCGTATCGCTATGCAAAAGAGCTATGACGCTTTAGGCAAGAAATATTTAAAAGGACTATTTGAAGAATGA
- a CDS encoding DUF368 domain-containing protein — protein sequence MSKFKTIIGGFFVGLANIIPGVSGGTMAVIFGIYDQLIQGILSLLKTPIQTIKALLPILIGLAIGIVFGVFVIDLGYQKVPLLTTLIFIGLILGGVKSIYKKVQSKDYKHWIAFGLAFLLMVLLPILNSNLSVHTGWVYYVMLILVGFIATGTMIAPGISGSLVLLLLGYYAHVLSLAKDAIEAVLTVNLDLLWSVLPAVITFVVGALIGLIVFSKVISIIMHRFESLFYAAVLGLLVSSPISILTILNQDQPLIHFGWVEAVLGIILCIGAAYGSYVLIKNSEN from the coding sequence ATGTCTAAGTTTAAAACGATCATTGGCGGCTTCTTTGTGGGGTTAGCCAATATTATCCCTGGGGTGAGCGGTGGGACCATGGCCGTTATTTTTGGCATCTATGACCAACTCATTCAAGGGATTTTATCTTTATTAAAAACACCGATACAAACCATCAAAGCACTTTTACCCATTCTAATTGGATTGGCTATAGGGATTGTCTTTGGGGTTTTTGTGATTGATTTAGGGTATCAAAAAGTACCATTATTAACCACTTTAATCTTTATTGGTCTAATCTTAGGTGGGGTTAAATCCATTTATAAAAAAGTACAATCCAAAGATTATAAACACTGGATTGCGTTTGGTTTGGCATTTTTGTTGATGGTATTATTACCGATTCTAAATTCAAACCTCTCGGTACATACCGGTTGGGTATACTATGTGATGTTGATTTTGGTGGGGTTTATCGCCACTGGAACGATGATTGCACCAGGCATTAGTGGCTCACTCGTTTTATTATTGTTGGGTTATTATGCCCATGTACTTTCTTTAGCAAAAGATGCGATTGAAGCTGTGTTAACAGTCAATTTAGATTTACTGTGGTCTGTACTCCCGGCAGTCATCACTTTTGTGGTTGGTGCTTTGATTGGTTTAATTGTATTTTCAAAAGTCATTTCAATCATCATGCACCGCTTTGAATCGCTATTTTATGCCGCCGTTTTGGGGTTATTGGTATCCAGTCCCATTTCCATTTTAACGATATTAAATCAAGACCAACCGTTGATTCATTTTGGTTGGGTAGAAGCCGTTTTAGGTATTATATTATGTATAGGAGCCGCATACGGATCGTATGTGTTGATTAAAAACAGTGAGAACTAA
- the obgE gene encoding GTPase ObgE, producing MFKDEVQIKVKGGRGGDGIVAFRREKYVEYGGPAGGTGGSGGNIYFVADEGISTLLDLSFNKHLTAKDGTHGLNKSQNGRNAEHTYFRVPVGTIVYDQDTNELIGDLTMHGQQLLLAKGGRGGRGNEAFATHRNPAPEICEKGDLGESKNLRVELKVLADVGLVGYPSVGKSTLISAVSRAKPKIAEYHFTTLEPHLGLVYVSENKSFVMADLPGLIEGASLGAGLGIQFLKHIERCRVIIHVVEMDSLEEKNPYEDFLKINKELESYNYDLLKRPMIIAASKMDLPNAWENLEKFKEQIGDAYEVFPISSVTKQGLKELVYRAMELVDITPKFEIAEVHKNYIKNKEEAFFTIEKASDGVFVVKGEGLYRLFMRTDFTKEENVKRFARQLRSYGVDEALRKAGVQSGDNVRVFEYEFEFTN from the coding sequence ATGTTTAAAGATGAAGTACAAATTAAAGTCAAAGGTGGTCGTGGTGGCGATGGTATCGTCGCATTCAGACGCGAAAAATATGTGGAGTACGGTGGTCCAGCTGGTGGTACAGGTGGGTCTGGCGGTAACATCTATTTTGTGGCAGATGAAGGCATTTCAACCTTATTAGACTTATCTTTTAACAAACACTTAACTGCGAAAGATGGGACCCATGGTCTCAACAAATCACAAAATGGCCGTAATGCTGAGCATACGTATTTTAGAGTACCTGTCGGCACCATCGTTTATGACCAAGACACCAATGAGTTGATTGGTGATTTAACGATGCATGGACAACAATTGTTGTTGGCTAAAGGGGGCCGTGGTGGTCGTGGAAATGAAGCTTTCGCAACCCATCGTAACCCAGCACCAGAAATTTGTGAAAAAGGGGATTTGGGTGAAAGTAAAAATCTACGTGTCGAATTGAAAGTGTTGGCCGACGTTGGCTTGGTTGGTTACCCATCCGTTGGGAAATCCACCCTCATTTCGGCTGTATCACGTGCTAAACCTAAAATTGCAGAATATCACTTTACCACACTAGAACCGCATCTAGGTCTTGTTTATGTCAGTGAAAATAAGAGTTTCGTGATGGCTGACTTGCCTGGACTCATCGAAGGGGCGTCCCTCGGTGCAGGTTTGGGTATTCAATTCTTAAAACACATCGAACGATGCCGTGTCATCATCCATGTGGTTGAAATGGATTCGTTAGAAGAAAAGAACCCGTATGAAGACTTTTTAAAGATCAACAAAGAGTTAGAATCATACAACTACGATTTACTAAAACGTCCGATGATCATCGCGGCGTCTAAAATGGACTTACCGAATGCTTGGGAAAACCTCGAAAAATTCAAAGAACAAATTGGCGATGCCTATGAAGTATTTCCAATTTCTTCGGTCACCAAACAAGGCCTCAAAGAATTGGTTTATCGCGCCATGGAATTGGTCGACATCACCCCTAAATTTGAGATTGCAGAAGTGCATAAGAATTACATCAAGAATAAAGAAGAGGCGTTCTTCACCATTGAAAAAGCCAGCGATGGCGTATTCGTGGTCAAGGGAGAAGGCTTGTATCGTTTGTTCATGAGAACCGATTTTACCAAAGAAGAAAACGTTAAACGATTCGCTAGACAACTCAGAAGTTATGGCGTCGATGAAGCCCTACGTAAAGCAGGGGTTCAATCCGGTGATAACGTCAGAGTCTTCGAGTACGAATTCGAATTTACAAATTAA
- a CDS encoding alpha/beta hydrolase, which translates to MKLNIVTNLVPNEKKRIFIVHGIAEHLGRYDHVVAYLNQQGYSVVRFDLRGHGKSEGKRGYIRSYQDFLDDVDTVFNLHKGKRNILFGHSMGALITHLYMTKDNGFEASITSAGPTNYIKDVQFVRYIGFKYYSFLQVKNNLARNMLSHIEKVEDDYMRDPLVLKQYYINLIGEMFVKGVKHLNKNIIYHNKPILMLHGQLDKIVPVEFSQRLFGLLSQTDKTLKIYPNDWHEILNELDRDEVLKDIVNWLDQRA; encoded by the coding sequence ATGAAACTAAACATTGTTACGAATCTAGTACCAAACGAAAAAAAGCGTATTTTTATTGTCCATGGGATTGCAGAACATTTAGGTCGTTATGACCATGTGGTTGCTTATTTGAACCAACAGGGATATTCTGTGGTTCGATTTGACTTAAGAGGACATGGTAAATCAGAAGGCAAACGCGGATACATCCGTTCTTATCAAGACTTTTTAGACGATGTGGATACGGTTTTCAATTTACACAAAGGCAAACGAAACATTTTATTTGGACATTCCATGGGAGCGCTCATCACCCATTTATACATGACCAAAGACAATGGTTTTGAAGCATCCATCACCAGTGCTGGACCAACCAACTACATTAAAGATGTTCAGTTTGTCCGCTATATTGGCTTTAAGTATTATAGTTTCTTACAGGTAAAAAACAATCTCGCACGAAATATGTTATCGCACATCGAAAAAGTAGAAGACGATTATATGAGAGACCCATTGGTCTTAAAACAATACTATATCAATTTGATTGGTGAAATGTTCGTTAAAGGGGTTAAACACCTCAATAAAAACATCATTTATCACAACAAGCCGATATTGATGTTGCACGGTCAACTCGATAAGATTGTCCCTGTGGAATTCAGTCAACGTCTGTTTGGTTTATTATCACAAACCGATAAGACATTGAAGATTTATCCGAATGATTGGCATGAAATCTTGAATGAGTTAGATAGAGATGAAGTATTGAAAGACATTGTAAACTGGTTAGATCAACGCGCATAA
- the ruvA gene encoding Holliday junction branch migration protein RuvA: MYAYIVGTIAEIEPTNVVLDNQGVGYLVVAPNPYIYKLGETVKIYIHHHVREDQDTLYGFDTKEARNLFEDLISVSGIGPKSALSILASGKPDQIEYAIENQDVKFLTKFPGIGPKSAQQIILDLKGKLDKKALEINTNQKDEVQEALMALGYSASELRKVVSKLDPALSTEKRIKQALQLLIK, translated from the coding sequence ATGTATGCATATATCGTAGGTACCATCGCAGAAATTGAACCAACCAATGTGGTTTTAGATAACCAAGGGGTTGGGTATTTGGTGGTTGCACCCAACCCATATATTTATAAATTAGGTGAAACGGTGAAAATTTATATCCATCACCACGTTAGAGAAGACCAAGATACCTTGTATGGTTTTGACACCAAAGAAGCACGTAATTTGTTTGAAGATTTGATCAGCGTGTCTGGCATTGGTCCTAAAAGTGCATTATCGATTTTAGCGTCTGGTAAACCAGATCAAATTGAATACGCCATTGAAAATCAAGACGTCAAATTTTTAACCAAATTTCCTGGCATTGGACCGAAGAGTGCCCAACAAATCATCCTAGATTTAAAAGGCAAATTAGATAAGAAAGCCTTAGAAATCAACACCAATCAAAAAGATGAGGTCCAAGAAGCATTGATGGCATTGGGTTATTCGGCTTCCGAATTGCGAAAAGTCGTATCGAAGTTAGACCCAGCCTTATCCACCGAAAAACGCATTAAACAAGCACTACAACTATTGATTAAGTAG